aattgctaacaagtgacaagtgacaagtacaacctctttaagatgacaaagggggagagtttaatacaaagggggagagattagtacaaagttttaaccttaagcaccctttgtgctttgtgtgaccctttttggcgatagatgacaaagggggagagatatgattaaagcttaaggaggagagagatgaaagcttaagggggagagatatgtttAAAGCTTCAAGAATGCAACCTTGTGTCTAGCTAGGAAAGGGGGAGACTAGCTATgacaaggggagagatatgactagagaaatctttgtgatgagtgctatgtgtgtgatatatatgatgtatttactttcataaggaccatgcatgtTTTAGAGTGACTTTGTATGGTGTGATGCTTTATGTTtagtcttgtgtgatatatcatgtcatatgcatcacggttttttttattttgacacacacttgcaccccacggatgcaatgatttaagaGGGGTCTCCTATGTGCTTTAGTATGTgcaaattgacatttgaggtcatttatgaATTCAATTCATATTGCACACATTAAGGGAGAGCTTCTCATATATCATTGAATCCAAAAGCCTAATTGTTTATAtctttttgtaagctttaatcgggttgtcatcaatcaccaaaaagggggagattgaaagtgcatctagccctttagtgtgttttggatgattgaatgacaacacgattaaaagtctaacatgtttgctaagtgttagacaggaaattgattatctcacagatacttgatgaaattgtataaagccaaaatgatgtattgttgtataaacaatctaattcaagcacaaaacaacaatgcaaatggaattcatgcaaaggcttatttattgtgggatttcaatgatctatgtgaaagcaagcacgataaaagttaattaatgagacatgagggattgcatatggaatggtctcatatttgaagcttgctaaattgaaatgaaaaagacaacaatacaaatgaatggatgattcaacacaagatgtgagttgatggcttgagatggtgaagatagcaaggaaaggcttcgaggtactaagcaagggtgaagggcaagcgacggcttggcggccgaagaacctagctagggtgaagaaggaagtacttgcatttagttgaggtactaatcaagctgcgaCGGTCATATTGTTGTGGAGGATCAAACCTATATTGGACAAAgcattggaagtgacttgatgcatttagagttattcatatttgatgaatggaatcaagtcacgtgctcaagatggctatgctcaagtgaaaagatcaatatcaacatgtttggcaccctcacttgatgaagattggaaaacacggctttggttcaaagagatcaactcaaaaggtttaatttccttatacttttaaatttgagttaataggaatgccgtactattaagagggatgcaagtttaggtggtctgaggaagatagagtgctcaagcataataactaaatcaataatgagacactctagcacttcacgagcacatagaataattttctgtgactgtcggtgtcggaagtcccgacgtaagccggaactcccgacagtcggaagtcatgactcttgccggaagtgctgactctcagtcacagcctgcgcggtgactgtggacgtcggaagtcccaacgtgtgtcggaactcccgacagtcggaagtcccgacgtgtgtcggaagtcccgacagtcagaagtcccggcctcagcggtgttggctgtttgtttaactgtgcccgtcggaagtcccgacgtacgtcggaagtgatgaccgtcggaagtcccgacgtacgtcggaagtgatgaccgtcggaagtcccgacgtttgtcagaagttccgacactgacttgcacacacggacttctgacctattgtgaacagtgttttcttcatacgtcggaagtcccgagatctgcgtcggaacttccgacgtagatctgaacggtttgattttcacttggggtataaatacccctctcctcacttctaaccgtggcccactcatttcattgcgacaaacactcggccaaacagccgccaagcattctaggctcccctctcttcactcccttacttccaacttcgattcccaaagggtttgagtgattggagagtggattgagtgagaaaaacacttggagcaagcttgagcacttgatttcttcgtcaagccggtttgatttgcatttgttactcttggggattttcccctagccggctaggcgtcgcccaagagcttccatcttgtggaagagccttgggaagtttgtattacccttgtttttctagtgaagaaactcaagtgacctttgtggtatccttgagtgaggcaaggaggtggaagagactccgacctaagtggtcacctcaacaacgaggacgtaggaactcctttgtggggctaccgaacctcgggataaattcttgtctcccgcgtgcttgttgttgttgtgatttgcttgaaattacttgtatttggttgtctccctctctctagctatttcttagggtttgggactcgatctacggagtggtggcttatcaacgtcaagagagtaacccaacaccttaccttaccactaagaagtgggtttgtaagttatccacatcacaaagttcattttagcacttgtagttcatttcccgtaagggtcggaagtgctgacagtttgcgtcggaagttctgacccaaactgtcgggacttccgacacgtcggaagttctgacccaaacgtcgggacttccgacattaacagactagtgcattttgattcaactctttggttgccgctgtttggctccctaggtttatctagtatcttttatacactttgtggctaacttgtgaggggttgtattactttgatttggagtttctattttggaaactcctattactaatcgtttccgcatttaaaggtgttgatttttttagaaacgcctattcacccccctctaggcgacatcctagatcctttcattGTTCTTTGCATTATCTAATGTGATGCTAAATACCTTGTGCTCTAACTTCCATTCTTGCAAACACTTCAACAATGCATTAAACAAAGTAAAACCATCATGGGGCGAAGCTACAAGACCAAAACCTATTATTCTCTTCTGCAACATCCAGTCATTATCAATGAAGTGGCAAGTAATGCACAAGTAACCTAGGTTCTGATTTGAAGTCCACATATCAGCAGTTAGACAGACCCTTGAATTTGAATTTTTGATAGTTTCCCGAAGGGCTAACCTTCGATCCTCATATGAGCTCATAATATCCTCAGCAACTGTAGTTCTAGACACTATGGTAAACCAAGGATTTAAGGTAGCAATAAATTTCTGAAACGGTGCATGGTCAACTAAACTAAAGGGCAGCTCCTGCAATACGATAAAGTTGACCATGGCTTTACGTGAGACCTCTTGGTCAAACTTCCAATTCTTCAAAGCTAGTGAATCAGGGGATAGTCCTGTGTTCATGCTTTCAACCAACTGGTTCATTCTAGTCCTTTCTTTGCACACTTTCAAATGCCTACGACAAGCACTTCTACCATTATCTCGAGTAGCAGACAAGAGCTCTAAACAATGAATACATTTAGCTTGTACTACTAGATTCCCCTCATAAATAGGCTCAAATTCTTTCCACACATCAGATCTAAGTTTACGTCTCTTAATTGGTCTTGATGCATCTATACAATAAGTATGTAAGTATTCATTAGTACAAGCATTTACTAAAGTATACATAGTCAGTAACTAAAGGCATCTCATGCAACACGAAAATTCATCTAAAGGACCAGGACAGTAGAAACAGGACCAAGTAATAATGAATTTTTGTACCAATGAATCAGTTTGCCCCCAACTCAAACGATTCATAGATGCAGCAACAATGGAAAAAATTACACTAGAAGGAGACAAGCACCAGACTTGGTCTTAACCTCTTAGGACTTAAACTCAGATTGGGTTGGGGATGGTACAGAGCATTGGCCTTAGGGTTGAAGGCTATTTCATTTTGTGCAGTGTTGAAGGCTATTTCATTTTGTTAAAGAAAAAACAGTGGCAAGTCAGCTGCAACAACAAAAATAACAAAGAGCCGAATTATATCCATCAAAAGAGGCAGCAGGCGCAATTCGCAGGCTTGTTCTATTAGGGTTTAGTGACCAAGGCTCAATGGCACATGTATAATTATATATACACACTCTTAATAAAGAAATTAAAGATGCTAATGAAAAATTTGAGACATAAACTGGTTGCTTCAATATGCAGGAAGTTAAATCTAACCTGGGATAAGATCAGGAGAAATAACCATTCttgtatcatcagatgaagacgAAGATGATGATCTTGCAGATAGTACCGGAGACTGGCTCATCCTTGGTGACTGTAGCATTCTATTAAGTACCGGAGATCTCACATAATGCACACGTGAAGCAGATGACTTCCTCTGCATTCCTTCTGAATGATTTGAAGCATTAACAACAGATGACTTCCGTTTCGACAGCAAGGACTTGATCCTATCCACGCTCCTTGATGCTGCATCTTTGCCAAGATTAGGAGAAGCAGTCGTTCTTGTATCATCAGgtaaggttgaagatgacaatcCTGCACATGGTGACCTCTGGTGTTTGGCTCTGGAGTGGCGCATCCTTGGCGATGCTATGATCCTATTCAGTAGCGGGGACCTCACAAATTGCACGTTCGAAGCAGATGACTTCCTCCGCTTCTCTGTTGGAGGCTTTAGAGCATTAACAGCAGATGACATCCGTTTCACTAGCAATGACTTCTTCACGTTCATACTCCTTGAAGTTGTATGCTTACTGCTTTGTTGATCTGCTTCTTGACCACTCAATTCTTCTGGCGCAAGCTCAGATGGCAGGGTTGCCATGTCCACACCAGCACATCTAGATAGAATACAATAACATGATAAGCTAGAGGACAACCAAATGGACTGATCAAGAGAGACTGATCAATCAAATTTCGTGTAGCAGTTTTGATCAGCAAAAGACTAACAAATGTTTGCAAGGTGCCATTTGTACTTTGCATGCAAGAAAAATCTGATCCTGACAACCACCGCACAAATCAATAAAAAGTCTTTGATCATATTATCTTACTAACACTTAACACATGTAAAATTAGAAAATAGCTTTCAAAGTGAGGATCCCACATTTCAGACACTTATAATGTTATTATCAAACCCATGTTTATGTAGTATCACCAAGAAGGTTGCCTACCAAACTAGAAGCAACCATATACCTACCAATTGTGGTAATAGGTACTAGCTGTCCAAGAAATTTCTCCCTCCATACCAAAGCAGACTAAAAGATAGCATTGCATTTGATTCCATGATGAGGCCCAGTTGATGATGGTAACATCAAAAACAAGTTTCTAGAAAAGCGAAGGAACTTGCACATGGCAATACGAAAATAGATGTGCAGCCATCAAGTTCAGTTGGAAGTACTCCTTACCCTTCAGTGTCTATGGAATATTTCAGTTAATCTTTTTGTGCACGAATAAATTGTTAAGTgttcttccagtaaccacagtGAAACGGATACGGAGTAGTTGGCAACTTCTTTGTCTGTTTGAAACCACTTAATGATGTATTTGTGATTGATCAGCTGTTTCAAACTAAGAGCGTAACTCAGACAACGCAAAACTCATATCCCCACAGTTCTTGAAGTTAAACTTACTAAGAATTGAAAAACAGAGGTGATAGTGGATGACACTTACTTCACATCAAATTCAGACTGACGACCAGGGGTAGTTTTCTCTACTGGCCGATCAAGCACACCACCTTTGCCTGGCGCAGCTGCTGATAGAGCCATAGGAATTGCAAGACTTTGGCATCTTCCCTTGTAAATGAAAGATCTATCTCCTGCACAACATGAAGAAAATCAACACGAAAGATTATATCAGAAAGTCTACAAGAGTAATCATGGACCTATGACATGATAAACAATATTTCCATGTAAATTGGAAGTCATCATATAGCTAGCACAGTTCTTGATTGCACATTTGTGCCTCCAGTATTGGCACAAATGTTTCCATGAAACGGAAGGATTCTCTCTTCACAGTATTTCCATGAAAATAGATGATAAACAATATTTCCATGAAAATAGATGATAAACAATATTTCCATGAAACGGAAGGATTCTCTCTTCACAGTATTGGCAGTAACGGCAAAATCCTTGCCAAAGCGGAACAGCACTTGTCCGCTCTCATACTACGTGGAATCCCCCACAGTTCTAGCTCCACAGGAACCGCGTGAACAGCACGAATCCTACTTGGTACTTGCCCCAGCCCTATTGACCTTATCCACTGAAAGGTACTAAGAAGTGCTACTAACTACTTACTCCCAAAATCGCATCCAAATTCTAACAAACTGACAAAACGGAGCCAGAATCGGGAGCGAAGGAGACGGAGCACCTGCCACGGCGTGGCGATTCGGGAGGCGGCTCGCCGTGGAGAGCGCAACACGGCTGGGCACTGCGGCCTCCATGTCGCCGACCGCCGTCGCCGCACCTCGGAGATTCTGTAATCCTGGGGCCGAGCTCAGCTGCTGCGGCGGAGACGAGGCCTCGGCGGTGCGGTCGCAGTCGCGGTTGGAGGGCCCGGAGGATGAGATCTTCTCGATGTCCATGAAGGTGGAGAAGAGGTCGTCCTCGGAGCCGATCTCGTCGAAGGCGTCGCCGTCGGGGCCGCCGCCGAGGCCCAGGCCGTCCGGGAGGCGGAAGGCAACCTCAGATCTGGCCCGACGGTGGCGGTGGCCCGGCGATGGAAGGGAGAGCAGAAGAAGAGGGTGTTGCGGGTGTTGCGGGAGAAGAGGATGTTGCGGGTCTTGCGGGTTGCTGCGAGCCTTCTCGCTGGCCCAACGGGCTCGGAGGTCTGGAAGTCTTCGGCCCACGAAAAAATTGCAGCTGGTCCACAACAGCCACGAAGCCCAGTTTTGCGGGGCGAGCGGACGGGTTACGCTAAAAACCCGCCCCGCCTGGAACTTGAGCGACTAGTATTAAGCAGCAGTTAAAGTTTAGGAAATGTATTAGGAGCTGCCACACCCAATGAGCCTCGTGTTCTGCTTGTGATAACAAAACGTATACAAAACGGATTAGTACGTCAAGGCAGCCAGCAGTAGCTAGTCCAATCGGATTCCGCGTaacttaaaaataaaaataaagagGCCATATACGTCCTGGTATGGGCAATAAAGGGGCACCgatcattttttttttggttacCTAAACcacattttttattattatactCCACGGACTCTTTCGTTTTATTTTCGAACTTGACTTTTCCTGTTTAGTTTTTTCTCCCACGTGCGTGATGTGGTTGGTGTAAATTAGAAAAATCAAATACAAGGACAGGATTCGAACGGATGTGTTTTATATTTAGATTCAGAGATAAGAGACTTCACCATCAAGCTATTATACTGTTTCTGATTTTTGGTGCAAGAGTCATACTATCttaaaaatttaaactttttaaaatttacaacaaattaaaacttGATTAGTTTATTTTCCTCAAAACCGTTTTAAAAATGTTTTCTGAAAACCCTGCATTAAAAATCCACCATATGCATTTGCGTGTCGCGTAGGATTTAATTGTAGCCTTAGGAATATTTTCTAGGATTAGAGAATCGCTTCGCATTTAAATTGCATGCGCTTTggttgcttgagtgtatgtttgAATGCTTGCGTGATTGCTTGAACGCTCGAATGTTTGCTTGCATGCTTGTATGGTTGCTTTTCTGGAATTTATTTGCGGCACCAAAATAACTTCCCTTAATTACCAATTGAATTCTTGAATTATTTAAAACATTTTCTTTAAATTATAGAGGTAGATAATACATCATAGATATAAATACTATTTTATTCTCTAGGAATTATAATAGCCATCACATTAATAAATTATAGGTTTAATTTTTCTTTCTGATATTCCCTTCTCAATTTACATTTAGTTAATTTATAATCATTAGAAAACCTAGAAATATGAGATCATTTCTTTTAATTTCTATCATAGTTATAATAGAATAGATATACTACTCATACTAGACTATATAAAATGTTAGGAAATACATCATGAATACTAGTATCACATTCTTTAATCTTCTTAGTATCTAGAAATACACCGTAGTATATACATGGTTACATCTTCTTAATTTTCTGAGAAAATGGAAAAGATTTCTTAAGGGCCCGTTCGGTTATGCCGTTACCGGTCTTTGCTGAGCAGGAACAGTTCCCGTGCTATAGAAAATACTGAAGAAACGCAAAGGGTAGGAATGGATCTGGCCAGGAATTATTGTAACCGAACGAGGTTTAAATGGAAAAGGATTCCCGGGCTCaatcctcttctccctctcccttGGTCCAGCCCGCAGTCGCGGCCcacctccccttctccctcctcccccttTCCTCTTTTCCGCATGGGCCTGCCAGGCCTTCGGCAGGAGGACACTGGCCCAGCTCGCGCGCGCCTTTCCCCTCTCCCCGTCATGGGCCAGCATGGCCACGCGGCCCAGCAGCGCAACAGCAACCCTTCTTCCTCTTCCCTTTTCCTTTCTCCCACCGATGAGTGGGACCCGCCCGTCAGCTCCTTCTTCTCCAGGAAGTCAGAGGCCACACTGTGCCcatgtcgccgccgccgctgacctCCTGTGCGCGACCGCCTTTCTCCGCCGTCGTTACCCGCGCGTGGATGAGGACGCCAGCTCACCACCGGCTGTCGCCGGAGATATTTCTCCTGGCCAACCGCTCGCGCGCGGCTATAAAAAgccagccatggccgacgacgagacTCGCCCCCGAGCTCGGGCTCCAGACACTCCTCTCCTGAGCTccctctccttctcttcttcgccTCGCTGCCGGGGCGCCGCGCTTCCCGCGAGCGACGAGCATTGCCGCCGTCGCACTGCCTCTCCGCGTCGAAGACGCCGCGCCGGAGCCAAGCGCCGCTGCCGAGCGCCCGCCGTCGCCGTGCTCTGCTCATTCCCCTCCCCCTCCGGTCAGCCTCTGCCCATCTCTCTCCCTCtgcctcgctctctcccttctgTCGTGCTCTGCTCCTCCGTCTACTCTGCCATGCCTTGCCGCGCAGCcgggcctcgccgccgccggcgcgttCCCCTCCGCCGCGCTGCGTCCCTTCCTTTCCCCTCTCTGCCTTGCTCCTCTTCTCTCTATTCCGCGCTGGGGCCCACTTCGCCGGTGCCCTGGACGGCCGCCGGAGCCTGGTGCCCTGCGCCCTctccttcccctccccctccgcCTTGCCTTCTCTATCGCTCTCCCTCTCTTCCGTTCTATCTCTCGCTCTCGTTCTTTTCTCGCTCGTTGATCGCCGAATGGGGAATGTGGGAGCCGACGCCCGCACCGCACCTGGCCTAAGCCACGCACGGTGCAGCAACCAATCAGGGTGCGCGGCCACGTCGCTTGAGCCAATGAGGCTGCGCCACGTCTGACTGCGGGACCCGTCTGTCAATGACTCCACCTCTCGCCTCTCCTTCTGTGAACCCAGTCCACAAAGACCAAATGAGGGAGGGGGGTCCACAATGTAGTCCATCAAGCAGCGCCCTCCAGccgggacccacgcgtcagtctAGACGCCAGAGAAAAGTGCTAGGTGCACACGGGGATTGTACACAGGATAGTAAAATTTAAGCATATTAGTTATAGAAAAATCCCCAGAAAAATTTAAAATAAACTAGAGTCACTCTAGATCATACCTAGATATTTTCCACTCATTTTTCCATTAGTTAAAATTTAAGAAATAATTCCCATGTTTCTATTCATTCGCGTTTAGCCAATAAACTTAGATAATTAATAACTCATTCATTTTAATCCCGAATTCCATAATTCCTTCACCATAAATCttccaaaataaaaccctacataataataccatttttcctaattttttgtgtccatttaaattctagtttgattgCTTTCCTTGCTATAATTATATTTTAATATTAACTATAATAGTAGCCCTCTGCCGTAGCAGTAGTTAATCCCGTATATTCGCGTATGTGAATGCACCATGACACATACTCGAATATATCCATACCCAATCACCTAAAATAGTAGAACATCTATACGTACATGGATATGCCCGATACCCGGGTATACGCCTATGTACGGCTAACCCTAGCCATCTAGTTACTCAATTCTACTTAATCGTGGGCATATACATATGCATCAGCGTATATGCCACTAACCCTAGCCATAACCCAGCCCACCTAATTAACTCTAGgcacatacatatgcatgtgcgtaTGTGTCGCTAACCCGATGGACCTATAGAAGTCAGATGGGTCATCTATGATGATTTGGTCAGACTTTCTCTttcaggttcacataatagtgaaccctaataatgtggtctggttttCCATCAGACCAATCCACCACCATAACCTAACCCGTAAAAGCCCTACCTTATGGATGGAATACCTCTATCCAAACCTTACTTCAGATTGACGTAATAGTGATAACTTAGATAACAACCCATCACccaataggaccaacccatctaggATCAGTGATTCCATATGCTTGTTTTACATGCCTTGCTTGTTAtttttccttgtttgtgtttcTTGCTTATCGACACTAGACCACGTAGGATAGAAGACGTGAGAGAACCCGATGGAATCCGGAAGACAGGAACAGGAGACACAGGAATCAGAGAAGGATATAATCGTCAAcgaatggaggcaagtcctaacaccaACCTATTCCTTCCCACTACACTACATACCATCCCTTAACCACCTCCCTTCTCCACATATTGCTAGCCTCCACCATAAACCTTCCACTATCCACCTCCACTAAATAATAACCCAACTCACACTACTTGAAACCCCTTATGAACTAAAGAAACTATAATTATGAACTTGATTATGATAATATGATAAGGTGATGGTTACCTTGATATGATATGAGCATTATGAACTTGAGAATAGTAACTATGGAACTTGAATGGTAAAATTTGACTAAACCCCGACATGGGGAGAGTGGGGGTAATTTATGTGGGATAGATTACCTTGGTAGGAACGCCTGGTGAGGGTTCCTATAGGAGATACTCgtctcggtcacataaggaccggttcgtagtccctctcacCTAGTGAGATGTTACgtacagccacatgtctatatgggtagacttgatctcacaccccgttagatagaagtataatttctactaggaggtcGGTGTTGGCAGCGGAATATTAGGAGCAAACAtgggggataggttttcttctgtggtccggttggcgtggatgctatgtgatcttccatgttAAGCTTTTTGTTTTCGCCGCATTCGAGCCCTTAATTATTTTTGGCCGTGTTCGAGccatgttgtctcaacatagcaggttcCAGGCCctagtaaaggaggagggttgtgataggcgtggcaagccaacgttaaatctagccattctaatggagatgaaacccgaaagaaaaccgttggggcgtaaccctcttagcgacgtgccatatcggaacccgggtatggtgttaaatgggcaagggctgggTCGGCACCCCCTTGGTGACGCATCGTGTcacgatctgggcatggtgtcaagtgagcaaggatcgggtcatcGCTTTCTTAGTGgcacgctacatcggcgcccgggtgtagtgaaaaatgagcaagggtcttcacatctaagTTGACAGATgcaaagggtaaggaagctagtcaaaTCAACTAGGATCTGTTTAGGTTATTGGAATGTAGGGTTGCttataggtaagttaagagaattagttgataccgtgactaggaagcgtgtaaatatattatgcgttc
Above is a genomic segment from Miscanthus floridulus cultivar M001 chromosome 3, ASM1932011v1, whole genome shotgun sequence containing:
- the LOC136546430 gene encoding ATP-dependent Clp protease adapter protein CLPS1, chloroplastic-like, which codes for MDIEKISSSGPSNRDCDRTAEASSPPQQLSSAPGLQNLRGAATAVGDMEAAVPSRVALSTASRLPNRHAVAGDRSFIYKGRCQSLAIPMALSAAAPGKGGVLDRPVEKTTPGRQSEFDVK